In Elaeis guineensis isolate ETL-2024a chromosome 1, EG11, whole genome shotgun sequence, a genomic segment contains:
- the LOC105034658 gene encoding putative lipid-transfer protein DIR1: protein MEKNLGILLLALVAVLVLLSTDRLAAASDSHCRMTEEGLLACLPSITGSRPVNPSVKCCTALSKADLRCLCHYKNSPMLSQLGIKPQLAMQLPAKCKLRLPRQCK from the coding sequence ATGGAGAAGAATCTGGGCATCCTACTTCTTGCTCTTGTTGCTGTTCTCGTGCTACTCTCCACCGACAGGCTTGCTGCGGCATCGGACAGCCACTGCAGAATGACCGAAGAAGGCCTGTTGGCATGCCTGCCTTCCATCACCGGCTCACGGCCTGTGAATCCATCTGTCAAGTGCTGCACCGCCCTCTCCAAGGCCGACCTGCGGTGCCTCTGTCACTATAAGAACTCTCCCATGCTGTCTCAGCTTGGGATCAAGCCCCAGCTTGCCATGCAGCTCCCGGCCAAGTGCAAGCTTAGATTACCCAGACAATGTAAATGA